One part of the Xylanimonas allomyrinae genome encodes these proteins:
- a CDS encoding fumarylacetoacetate hydrolase family protein gives MRIARFTTGDDPRFALVQREGDRTFLAVLGGDPLYMPALPTGERIELGAGVRLLAPVIPRSKVVCVGKNYADHAAEMGGEVPTTPLLFFKPNTAVVGPDDPVVLPDWTREVSYEAELAVVISKVCKDATPESALSYVLGYTVANDVTARDAQRTDGQWARAKGFDTSLPLGPWIDTDLDPEDVAVRSRVNGELRQDGRTRDLVFDVPFLISYISEAMTLLPGDVILTGTPAGVGLVDHGDRMEVEVEGIGTMSNPVFRRT, from the coding sequence GTGCGCATCGCGAGATTCACCACCGGAGACGACCCCCGCTTCGCCCTCGTCCAGCGTGAGGGGGACCGCACGTTCCTGGCCGTGCTCGGCGGCGACCCGCTGTACATGCCGGCCCTGCCGACGGGCGAACGCATCGAGCTGGGCGCCGGCGTGCGGCTGCTCGCCCCGGTGATCCCGCGCTCGAAGGTGGTGTGCGTGGGCAAGAACTACGCCGACCACGCCGCCGAGATGGGCGGCGAGGTGCCGACGACGCCGCTGCTGTTCTTCAAGCCCAACACGGCCGTCGTCGGCCCCGACGACCCGGTGGTCCTGCCCGACTGGACGCGTGAGGTCTCCTACGAGGCCGAGCTCGCCGTCGTCATCTCCAAGGTGTGCAAGGACGCCACACCCGAGAGCGCGCTGTCCTACGTGCTCGGCTACACCGTCGCCAACGACGTCACCGCGCGCGACGCGCAACGCACCGACGGGCAGTGGGCGCGCGCCAAGGGCTTCGACACCTCGCTCCCGCTGGGGCCGTGGATCGACACCGACCTCGACCCCGAGGACGTCGCCGTGCGCTCCCGGGTCAACGGCGAGCTGCGCCAGGACGGGCGCACGCGCGACCTCGTGTTCGACGTCCCGTTCCTCATCTCCTACATCTCCGAGGCCATGACCCTCCTGCCGGGCGACGTGATCCTCACGGGCACGCCCGCGGGCGTCGGCCTCGTCGACCACGGCGACCGCATGGAGGTCGAGGTCGAGGGCATCGGCACGATGAGCAACCCGGTGTTCCGCCGAACCTGA
- a CDS encoding class I SAM-dependent methyltransferase — MSEQTWRPVGAAERTPEPPAGADLTDAIEAPSSHHTVPSKESESYTHGHHESVLRAHRARTTQNSAGFLLPHLRDDMSLLDVGCGPGTVTVDLARVLAGGEVVGVDAAPQVLEAAREHAAAVGYQNVRFEKANAYELPFAADTFDVVYAHQLLQHLSDPVAALREMRRVAKPGGLVAVRDADYAAMAWYPESAGLTEWNTLYHEVTHAYGFEPDAGRRLFSWVQQAGFDPAHLVPSASSWCYATPTDRQWWGQVWAERCVASNFAVQAQESGLADDVALEQLAQDWLAWAQAPDGWFAILHGEVLARV; from the coding sequence ATGAGCGAGCAGACCTGGCGCCCCGTCGGCGCGGCCGAGCGCACCCCCGAGCCGCCCGCGGGCGCCGACCTGACCGACGCGATCGAGGCGCCGAGCTCGCACCACACCGTGCCGAGCAAGGAGTCCGAGTCGTATACGCACGGGCACCACGAGTCGGTGCTGCGCGCCCACCGCGCGCGTACGACGCAGAACTCGGCGGGCTTCCTGCTGCCGCACCTGCGCGACGACATGAGCCTGCTCGACGTCGGCTGCGGCCCGGGCACCGTCACGGTCGACCTGGCTCGTGTGCTCGCCGGCGGCGAGGTCGTCGGCGTCGACGCCGCACCGCAGGTGCTGGAGGCAGCGCGCGAGCACGCGGCCGCCGTCGGCTACCAGAACGTCCGGTTCGAGAAGGCGAACGCCTACGAGCTGCCGTTCGCCGCCGACACGTTCGACGTGGTCTACGCCCACCAGCTCCTCCAGCACCTGTCCGACCCGGTCGCCGCGCTGCGCGAGATGCGACGCGTCGCCAAGCCGGGCGGCCTGGTCGCCGTGCGCGACGCCGACTACGCCGCCATGGCCTGGTACCCCGAGTCGGCCGGGCTGACCGAGTGGAACACGCTGTACCACGAGGTCACGCACGCCTACGGCTTCGAGCCCGATGCCGGGCGCCGGCTGTTCTCGTGGGTGCAGCAGGCGGGCTTCGACCCCGCACACCTCGTGCCCAGCGCGTCGTCGTGGTGCTATGCGACGCCGACCGACCGGCAGTGGTGGGGCCAGGTCTGGGCGGAGCGCTGCGTCGCGTCGAACTTCGCCGTGCAGGCCCAGGAGTCGGGCCTCGCCGACGACGTCGCGCTCGAGCAGCTCGCGCAGGACTGGCTCGCGTGGGCGCAGGCGCCCGACGGCTGGTTCGCGATCCTGCACGGCGAGGTGCTCGCGCGCGTGTGA
- a CDS encoding FAD-dependent monooxygenase, with translation MRIGVVGAGIAGLALAGGLRRRGLAVEVFERAPALLPVGAGIAIAPNAVRALTRLGLADAVLGPARTRQTATSAVLLLPDGARVVGVPARRAHLLALTRPALHTALAAQAGEVRLGANAAVSPSGAPVITVGSEEHEFDVVIVADGLRSPARAALGLDTGLRYAGWTTWRGVTAEPFDLRGRVSETWGPGAMVGLVPLVDGRAYWFAAQHAPPGVTVDDPRADALARFGRWHAPIRAVLEATRPAGVIRADAYDLARPLPTFVRDRVALVGDAAHAMTPNLGQGANQAIVDAAVLVQVLARASRGDSGIAHALLEYDRRRRRPAHLVARASRLVGGLAIAEGIGGRTRDGLLGAVATATGGRPRDARGTPPAQADPHD, from the coding sequence ATGCGGATCGGCGTCGTGGGGGCGGGCATCGCGGGACTCGCACTGGCCGGCGGCCTGCGTCGGCGCGGGCTTGCCGTCGAGGTCTTCGAGCGGGCCCCCGCGCTGCTGCCCGTCGGGGCGGGCATCGCGATCGCGCCCAACGCGGTGCGCGCGCTGACCCGGCTCGGCCTGGCGGATGCCGTCCTCGGCCCGGCCCGCACGCGGCAGACCGCGACGTCGGCGGTGCTGTTGCTGCCCGACGGCGCGCGCGTCGTCGGCGTGCCCGCACGGCGCGCTCACCTGCTCGCGCTCACCCGTCCCGCTCTCCACACCGCGCTCGCCGCGCAGGCAGGCGAGGTCAGGCTCGGCGCGAACGCGGCGGTCTCGCCGTCGGGCGCCCCCGTGATCACGGTCGGCAGCGAGGAGCACGAGTTCGACGTCGTGATCGTGGCCGACGGGCTGCGTTCGCCTGCCCGCGCCGCGCTCGGCCTCGACACCGGACTGCGGTACGCCGGCTGGACCACATGGCGCGGGGTCACGGCCGAGCCGTTCGACCTGCGCGGGCGTGTGAGCGAGACGTGGGGGCCCGGCGCGATGGTCGGGCTCGTGCCGCTGGTCGACGGTCGCGCGTACTGGTTCGCGGCGCAGCACGCTCCGCCCGGGGTGACGGTGGACGATCCGCGCGCCGACGCGCTCGCCCGGTTCGGGCGCTGGCATGCCCCGATCCGCGCGGTGCTCGAGGCCACACGCCCGGCCGGGGTGATCCGCGCCGACGCGTACGACCTTGCGCGGCCGCTGCCGACTTTCGTCCGCGACCGGGTGGCGCTGGTCGGCGATGCCGCGCACGCGATGACGCCCAACCTCGGGCAGGGCGCCAACCAGGCGATCGTCGACGCCGCCGTGCTGGTCCAGGTGCTCGCGCGTGCCAGCCGTGGCGACTCGGGCATCGCTCACGCGCTGCTCGAGTACGACCGCCGACGGCGCCGCCCCGCGCACCTGGTCGCCCGTGCGTCCCGGCTGGTGGGCGGGCTCGCGATCGCCGAGGGCATTGGCGGGCGCACCCGCGACGGCCTGCTCGGCGCCGTCGCGACGGCCACCGGCGGGCGGCCCCGTGACGCACGAGGAACGCCACCGGCGCAGGCGGACCCGCACGACTGA